In Chroicocephalus ridibundus chromosome 4, bChrRid1.1, whole genome shotgun sequence, one genomic interval encodes:
- the TSG101 gene encoding tumor susceptibility gene 101 protein isoform X2, whose amino-acid sequence MAVSESQLKKMLTKYKYRDLTIQETTSVITQYKDLKPVMDSYVFNDGSSRELMSLSGTIPVPYRGNTYNIPICLWLLDTYPFNPPICFVKPTSSMTIKTGKHVDANGKIYLPYLHEWKYPQSDLLELIQVMIVVFGEEPPVFSRPTASSSYPPYQATGPPTTSYVPGIPGGISPYPAGSTPNPSYPYPYPGGVPFPATTSVQYYPSQPPVTTVGPSRDGTISEDTIRASLISAVSDKLRWRMKEEMDRAQAELNALKRTEEDLKKGHQKLEEMVTRLDQEVAEVDKNIELLKKKDEELSSALEKMESQSENNDIDEVIIPTAPLYKQILNLYAEENAIEDTIFYLGEALRRGVIDLDVFLKHVRLLSRKQFQLRALMQKARKTAGLSDLY is encoded by the exons taTAAGTATAGAGACCTAACTATACAGGAGACGACCAGTGTTATTACTCAGTACAAGGACCTCAAACCTGTCATGGATTCATATG TTTTTAATGATGGCTCATCTAGGGAGTTAATGAGCCTCAGTGGAACCATTCCTGTGCCTTACAGAG GTAACACATATAATATCCCAATTTGCTTGTGGCTGCTGGACACCTACCCTTTCAACCCCCCGATTTGTTTTGTTAAACCCACTAGCTCTATGACAATAAAAACTGGGAAGCATGTTGATGCAAATGGAAAGATATACCTTCCTTATCTGCATGAATGGAAATAT CCCCAGTCAGACTTGCTCGAACTGATTCAGGTCATGATCGTTGTGTTTGGTGAGGAACCTCCAGTCTTTTCTCGGCCTACTGCTTCGTCAAGCTACCCACCATACCAGGCAACAGGCCCACCAACTA cttcCTATGTGCCGGGCATTCCAGGTGGAATATCTCCCTATCCGGCAGGAAGCACTCCAAACCCGAG CTATCCCTATCCTTATCCGGGTGGTGTTCCATTTCCAGCAACCACTAGTGTTCAGTACTACCCTTCGCAGCCTCCTGTGACTACTGTTG GACCCAGTAGAGATGGAACTATCAGTGAGGATACCATTCGAGCTTCCCTTATTTCAGCAGTCAGTGATAAACTGAGATGGCGGATGAAAGAAGAAATGGATCGTGCACAAGCTGAACTCAATGCCTTGAAACGAACAGAAGAGGACCTGAAGAAAGGACACCAGAAACTGGAAGAGATGGTAACTCGCCTGGATCAAGAAGTG gctgaagttGACAAGAACATTGAACTTCTTAAGAAGAAGGATGAGGAGCTCAGTTCTGCCTTAGAGAAAATGGAAAGTCAGTCAGAAAATAATGACATAGATGAAGTTATTATTCCCACGGCACCGCTTTACAAGCAGATCCTGAACTTAtatgcagaagaaaatgcaattgaAGACACCATCTTCTATCTTGGGGAAGCATTGAGACGTGGAGTGATAGACCTAGATGTCTTTCTAAAG catgTACGTCTTCTGTCTCGCAAGCAGTTCCAGCTGAGGGCATTAATGCAGAAAGCAAGGAAGACTGCTGGACTCAGTGATCTCTACTAA
- the TSG101 gene encoding tumor susceptibility gene 101 protein isoform X1 produces MAVSESQLKKMLTKYKYRDLTIQETTSVITQYKDLKPVMDSYVFNDGSSRELMSLSGTIPVPYRGNTYNIPICLWLLDTYPFNPPICFVKPTSSMTIKTGKHVDANGKIYLPYLHEWKYPQSDLLELIQVMIVVFGEEPPVFSRPTASSSYPPYQATGPPTTSYVPGIPGGISPYPAGSTPNPSSYPYPYPGGVPFPATTSVQYYPSQPPVTTVGPSRDGTISEDTIRASLISAVSDKLRWRMKEEMDRAQAELNALKRTEEDLKKGHQKLEEMVTRLDQEVAEVDKNIELLKKKDEELSSALEKMESQSENNDIDEVIIPTAPLYKQILNLYAEENAIEDTIFYLGEALRRGVIDLDVFLKHVRLLSRKQFQLRALMQKARKTAGLSDLY; encoded by the exons taTAAGTATAGAGACCTAACTATACAGGAGACGACCAGTGTTATTACTCAGTACAAGGACCTCAAACCTGTCATGGATTCATATG TTTTTAATGATGGCTCATCTAGGGAGTTAATGAGCCTCAGTGGAACCATTCCTGTGCCTTACAGAG GTAACACATATAATATCCCAATTTGCTTGTGGCTGCTGGACACCTACCCTTTCAACCCCCCGATTTGTTTTGTTAAACCCACTAGCTCTATGACAATAAAAACTGGGAAGCATGTTGATGCAAATGGAAAGATATACCTTCCTTATCTGCATGAATGGAAATAT CCCCAGTCAGACTTGCTCGAACTGATTCAGGTCATGATCGTTGTGTTTGGTGAGGAACCTCCAGTCTTTTCTCGGCCTACTGCTTCGTCAAGCTACCCACCATACCAGGCAACAGGCCCACCAACTA cttcCTATGTGCCGGGCATTCCAGGTGGAATATCTCCCTATCCGGCAGGAAGCACTCCAAACCCGAG CAGCTATCCCTATCCTTATCCGGGTGGTGTTCCATTTCCAGCAACCACTAGTGTTCAGTACTACCCTTCGCAGCCTCCTGTGACTACTGTTG GACCCAGTAGAGATGGAACTATCAGTGAGGATACCATTCGAGCTTCCCTTATTTCAGCAGTCAGTGATAAACTGAGATGGCGGATGAAAGAAGAAATGGATCGTGCACAAGCTGAACTCAATGCCTTGAAACGAACAGAAGAGGACCTGAAGAAAGGACACCAGAAACTGGAAGAGATGGTAACTCGCCTGGATCAAGAAGTG gctgaagttGACAAGAACATTGAACTTCTTAAGAAGAAGGATGAGGAGCTCAGTTCTGCCTTAGAGAAAATGGAAAGTCAGTCAGAAAATAATGACATAGATGAAGTTATTATTCCCACGGCACCGCTTTACAAGCAGATCCTGAACTTAtatgcagaagaaaatgcaattgaAGACACCATCTTCTATCTTGGGGAAGCATTGAGACGTGGAGTGATAGACCTAGATGTCTTTCTAAAG catgTACGTCTTCTGTCTCGCAAGCAGTTCCAGCTGAGGGCATTAATGCAGAAAGCAAGGAAGACTGCTGGACTCAGTGATCTCTACTAA